In Pseudomonadota bacterium, a single window of DNA contains:
- a CDS encoding PepSY-associated TM helix domain-containing protein, translating to MNWRRWNNIIHRDLGYLCFGLTIVYVISGIAVNHINIWNPSYRIEHLKSSIKPIPAGTPLSMNTVTGILAETGETGLYKNSFRPDPETLQIFVEGNTLTVNLASGEVLQEKVKARPILRQMNFLHLNHPKKLWSWFADLYALSLGLLAVTGLFVLKGKKGITGRGAWLTGTGILLPLLFLWLYY from the coding sequence ATGAACTGGCGAAGATGGAACAACATCATCCACCGGGATCTGGGCTATCTCTGCTTCGGCCTGACCATTGTCTACGTGATCTCGGGGATTGCCGTCAACCATATCAATATCTGGAACCCGAGCTACAGGATCGAGCATCTGAAAAGTTCCATCAAACCGATTCCTGCCGGAACCCCGCTCTCGATGAATACCGTCACCGGAATTCTGGCCGAGACCGGAGAAACCGGCCTGTACAAGAACAGTTTCCGCCCCGATCCGGAGACCCTGCAGATCTTTGTCGAAGGAAATACCCTCACCGTAAATCTTGCCAGCGGTGAAGTGCTGCAGGAAAAGGTGAAGGCGAGGCCGATCTTGCGCCAGATGAATTTTCTCCACCTCAACCACCCGAAAAAATTGTGGAGCTGGTTTGCCGACCTGTATGCCCTCTCTCTCGGGCTTCTGGCAGTCACCGGCCTCTTTGTGCTGAAAGGGAAAAAAGGCATCACCGGCCGGGGCGCCTGGCTGACCGGAACAGGGATTCTGTTGCCTTTACTGTTCCTCTGGCTATATTACTGA
- a CDS encoding GDSL family lipase: protein MGDKMGKYRHLLLVGDSMIEFFDWQGRFPELKVDNLGRAGESVEELQLRAENIVRRFAPPDLVLIMIGTNNVAMENFAFHASYEGILSTFKKAWTDADLLVNSLLPMELGYLAPDTVERVNGRLKELAERNGADYLDVWSAMAGKEGRALAGMLEDEVHLTREGYRIWSGALESYLNRK from the coding sequence ATGGGGGACAAAATGGGCAAATACCGGCACCTTCTCCTGGTCGGGGACTCAATGATCGAGTTTTTCGACTGGCAGGGGCGTTTTCCCGAACTGAAGGTTGATAATCTCGGTCGGGCCGGAGAATCGGTTGAGGAATTGCAGCTTCGGGCGGAAAACATTGTCCGGCGCTTTGCTCCTCCTGACCTGGTCCTGATTATGATCGGCACCAACAATGTGGCGATGGAAAATTTTGCCTTTCATGCCTCCTATGAAGGCATCCTGAGCACTTTCAAAAAGGCGTGGACTGACGCGGACCTGCTGGTCAACAGCCTGTTGCCGATGGAGCTTGGCTATCTGGCTCCTGATACGGTGGAACGGGTGAATGGGAGATTAAAGGAATTGGCCGAACGGAATGGCGCCGATTATCTGGATGTCTGGTCGGCGATGGCTGGCAAGGAAGGGCGGGCTCTGGCAGGGATGCTGGAGGACGAGGTCCATCTCACCCGCGAGGGCTACCGGATCTGGTCGGGGGCTCTGGAGAGTTATCTGAATCGGAAGTAG
- a CDS encoding DUF4920 domain-containing protein produces MKKILLPLLAFVLCTATTVCSYSGLELGKPVTLKQVTKISEIEKNPEAFVGKKVLVSGTVVEVCSSRGCWMNIASDTPFEKIQIKVVDGVIVFPMSARGQNAYVEGVVEKLSLSKNEAIDYYRHKAEEKGQKFDPATVTGAETIYRIRALGAVIEH; encoded by the coding sequence ATGAAAAAGATTTTACTGCCGCTTCTGGCATTTGTCCTCTGCACCGCAACAACCGTCTGCTCTTATTCCGGCCTGGAGCTCGGTAAACCCGTCACCCTGAAACAGGTCACCAAAATCTCCGAGATCGAGAAAAACCCTGAAGCCTTTGTCGGCAAAAAAGTCCTCGTCTCGGGAACCGTGGTCGAGGTCTGTTCTTCCCGGGGCTGCTGGATGAATATTGCCAGCGACACCCCCTTTGAAAAGATCCAGATCAAGGTGGTTGACGGGGTGATTGTTTTCCCGATGTCGGCCCGGGGGCAGAATGCCTACGTGGAAGGGGTGGTGGAAAAACTTTCCCTCAGCAAAAATGAAGCGATCGACTACTACCGTCACAAGGCCGAAGAAAAGGGGCAGAAATTCGATCCGGCCACCGTTACCGGCGCCGAAACCATCTACCGGATCAGGGCTCTCGGCGCAGTGATTGAGCATTGA
- a CDS encoding 3-isopropylmalate dehydrogenase — protein sequence MKKKIAVLEGDGIGPEITAEGLKVLAAIEKKYDHSFQIKHAPFGANAYFSHGTPFPDEAKQICDEADGIIKGPVGLAVEKMATIPQEFRPEIGAILPLRKRYNTFLNFRPVFLPKALAHFSPIREEIIGEGIDILMIRELVGGIYFGDKKEGSATGMEYASDDCIYTRKQVEDIAHAAFVEARKKGSPLFNVHKANVLATSRFWNDIVAEVSGEYKDVELHSILVDNAAFQLVKNPRQFNGVMLLENMQGDILTDQAGGILGSLGLMPSACIGPEKGYVEPAHGSAPDIAGQNIANPYSMIGSVAFLLDKCFGLIEESDAIWNAMFRLFAEGYTTPELAGRKPDGDTVLTTGEFGDRIVGYLK from the coding sequence ATGAAAAAGAAAATTGCAGTTCTGGAAGGTGACGGTATCGGGCCGGAGATTACCGCTGAAGGGCTCAAGGTCCTTGCGGCCATTGAAAAAAAATATGATCATTCGTTTCAGATAAAACACGCGCCTTTCGGAGCGAACGCCTATTTCTCCCATGGCACCCCTTTTCCCGATGAGGCAAAACAGATCTGTGATGAGGCCGACGGGATCATCAAAGGCCCGGTGGGGTTGGCGGTGGAGAAGATGGCGACCATCCCCCAGGAGTTTCGACCGGAGATCGGGGCGATCCTGCCTTTGCGGAAAAGATACAACACCTTTCTGAATTTCCGGCCGGTTTTTCTGCCGAAAGCTCTGGCCCATTTTTCACCCATCCGGGAGGAGATCATCGGTGAGGGCATTGATATATTGATGATCCGGGAGCTGGTGGGCGGGATCTACTTTGGTGATAAAAAAGAGGGCTCGGCCACCGGTATGGAATATGCCAGTGACGACTGCATCTATACCAGGAAGCAGGTTGAAGATATTGCCCATGCCGCTTTTGTTGAGGCGCGCAAAAAAGGCTCTCCGCTCTTCAATGTCCATAAAGCCAATGTCCTTGCCACGTCACGTTTCTGGAACGATATCGTTGCCGAAGTCAGTGGTGAATACAAGGATGTCGAATTGCATTCGATCCTGGTTGATAATGCGGCCTTCCAGCTGGTCAAGAACCCCCGTCAGTTCAACGGGGTCATGCTCCTGGAAAACATGCAGGGGGACATCCTCACCGATCAGGCGGGCGGCATCCTCGGTTCTCTCGGGCTCATGCCCTCGGCCTGTATCGGGCCGGAAAAAGGGTATGTGGAACCGGCCCATGGCTCCGCTCCCGATATTGCCGGGCAGAACATCGCAAACCCCTATTCAATGATCGGCAGTGTCGCCTTTCTTTTGGACAAATGTTTCGGTTTGATTGAGGAGTCCGATGCGATCTGGAATGCGATGTTCCGCCTTTTCGCTGAAGGATATACCACCCCGGAACTGGCCGGGCGGAAGCCAGACGGCGACACCGTTCTGACCACGGGAGAATTCGGCGACAGGATTGTCGGGTATTTGAAATGA
- a CDS encoding DUF1566 domain-containing protein, whose translation MNLAQTLDIPKGQPFSIDWDITPIYTFTMFESWGGKDGERVRNNDEKFYYFFVDGWESPPSLYLMERGVKHARVMARIEAPQELVSQCVADDGKSFTLDKSHAINRAMREWLKANVVDHTTEGLVVPLTKSINLEEMISGLPTISDDISPVARKKLRSSPGVFTEDEVADLVRQGDFFDIQQNTSGAFAGCLIDNQDELTVTDLASGLMWQRGGCDITNFKKVKGYIEELNARNFAGFSDWRMPTIDEAMSLLTAAVNRKGLHLHRCFSREQPFIFTADQRRPGGYWFADYKQGAVFWASGTIPGGFGRACRTA comes from the coding sequence ATGAATTTGGCGCAAACCCTCGATATCCCGAAAGGCCAGCCCTTCAGCATCGACTGGGACATCACCCCGATCTACACCTTCACCATGTTTGAAAGCTGGGGCGGCAAGGATGGCGAGAGGGTCCGGAACAACGATGAGAAATTCTACTACTTCTTTGTCGACGGCTGGGAGTCTCCCCCCTCCCTGTATCTGATGGAACGGGGAGTCAAACATGCCCGGGTCATGGCCAGGATCGAAGCCCCCCAGGAGCTGGTCAGTCAGTGTGTTGCCGATGACGGCAAATCGTTCACCCTGGACAAAAGCCATGCCATCAACCGTGCCATGCGGGAGTGGCTGAAAGCAAACGTGGTCGACCATACCACCGAAGGGTTGGTGGTCCCACTGACGAAAAGCATCAATCTCGAAGAGATGATCAGCGGCCTTCCTACCATTTCCGACGACATTTCACCGGTTGCCAGGAAGAAACTGCGCTCTTCTCCGGGTGTCTTTACCGAAGATGAGGTGGCCGATCTCGTCCGACAGGGTGATTTTTTCGATATCCAGCAAAACACAAGTGGCGCCTTTGCCGGCTGCCTGATCGACAATCAGGACGAGTTGACCGTAACCGATCTGGCTTCCGGGCTCATGTGGCAGAGAGGCGGCTGCGATATTACCAACTTCAAGAAGGTCAAGGGGTATATCGAAGAGCTGAACGCCCGGAATTTCGCCGGATTCTCCGACTGGCGGATGCCGACCATTGACGAAGCGATGTCACTTCTGACCGCCGCCGTGAACCGCAAAGGGCTGCATCTGCACCGCTGTTTTTCACGGGAACAACCCTTTATTTTTACCGCCGACCAGCGTCGCCCCGGGGGATACTGGTTTGCAGACTACAAGCAGGGGGCCGTTTTCTGGGCCTCCGGAACCATCCCGGGAGGCTTCGGGCGGGCCTGTCGCACCGCCTGA
- the glgX gene encoding glycogen debranching protein GlgX, which yields MRIRLVSEVNSYPTSPGSPLPFGTSEKKGGVNFSLFSRNAESVTLLLFRSGSGPAIAEFTLDPGINRTGDVWHILVQDLDPEIRYVYRVTGPWDPEGEGHRFSGKNLLLDPYARALTGSSVWGQAYRRSGEEDSRQLKGFRRRCCLVKDDFDWEGERPLNIPLKDSIIYEMHVRGFTCHSSSAAKYPGTYLGVIEKIPYLKKLGVTAVELLPVTEFNENEILAHNPKTGEKLKNFWGYSPMAFFAPKASYAVNGRNGGQVNEFKTMVKALHRAGIEVILDIVFNHSGEGGGDGPVFSFRGLDNSIYYILDPESREYMNFSGCGNTLNCNHPLFRSLIMDCLHYWVTEMHVDGFRFDLASVLGRNSRGEVMENPPMVEQIAEDPILADIKIIAEAWDAAGLYQVGSFSRHPRWAEWNGRYRDDVRSFVAGHENTVAALATRISGSADLYQLDRAPFNSINFITSHDGFTLYDLVSYEQKHNEMNGEDNRDGTNDNRSWNSGAEGEVADRKINRLRQRRVRTFAVILFLSQGTPMMLAGDEFGRTQRGNNNAYCQDNEIGWIDWGQAKKNKGLHRFFRRLIALRKAHPVFRRAEFFPEGEVPFPEIRWQATKPGKTDWSGECRVLCFFLDGRGSREKTRDNDFFVMLQGGGKPERIVVPPPPRGSRWHLLINTAAGSPRDIAEEDEAPLFTGHEFKLEAMAAAVLIAKKE from the coding sequence ATGCGCATTCGATTGGTGAGTGAAGTGAATTCATATCCAACCAGCCCCGGCAGTCCGCTGCCATTTGGGACCAGTGAAAAGAAAGGGGGGGTTAATTTCTCCCTCTTTTCCCGGAACGCCGAAAGTGTCACCCTGCTCCTGTTCCGGAGTGGCTCCGGACCGGCAATTGCGGAATTTACACTTGATCCCGGCATCAACCGGACGGGAGATGTCTGGCACATTCTGGTCCAGGATCTCGACCCTGAAATCCGTTATGTCTACCGGGTGACCGGCCCCTGGGATCCGGAAGGCGAAGGGCATCGGTTTTCCGGGAAGAACCTGCTGCTTGATCCTTATGCCAGGGCCCTGACCGGAAGTTCCGTCTGGGGGCAAGCCTACAGGCGGAGCGGTGAAGAGGATTCCCGTCAGCTGAAAGGTTTCCGGCGCCGCTGCTGCCTGGTGAAAGATGATTTCGACTGGGAGGGGGAGCGGCCCCTGAATATTCCGCTGAAGGATTCGATCATCTACGAGATGCATGTGCGCGGTTTTACCTGCCACTCCTCCTCGGCAGCAAAATATCCGGGGACTTATCTCGGGGTGATTGAAAAAATCCCCTACCTGAAGAAACTGGGTGTCACGGCGGTTGAGCTTCTGCCCGTGACCGAATTCAACGAAAATGAAATCCTGGCCCATAACCCCAAGACCGGGGAAAAACTGAAAAACTTCTGGGGCTACAGCCCGATGGCCTTTTTCGCCCCGAAGGCCTCCTATGCCGTGAATGGTCGCAATGGTGGGCAGGTCAACGAATTCAAGACGATGGTCAAGGCGCTGCACCGGGCCGGGATCGAGGTGATTCTCGATATCGTCTTCAACCATTCCGGAGAAGGTGGCGGCGACGGGCCGGTCTTCAGTTTCCGGGGGCTGGACAATTCCATCTATTATATTCTTGATCCGGAGAGTCGGGAGTATATGAACTTTTCCGGCTGCGGCAATACTTTGAACTGTAACCACCCCCTGTTCCGGAGCCTGATCATGGACTGCCTGCATTACTGGGTCACCGAAATGCACGTGGACGGCTTCCGGTTTGATCTTGCCTCGGTGCTCGGCCGCAATTCACGGGGCGAGGTGATGGAAAACCCGCCGATGGTGGAGCAGATTGCCGAAGACCCGATCCTCGCCGATATCAAGATCATCGCCGAGGCCTGGGATGCGGCCGGACTTTATCAGGTGGGAAGTTTTTCCCGCCATCCGCGCTGGGCGGAATGGAACGGGCGCTATCGCGACGATGTCCGGTCCTTTGTGGCCGGTCACGAGAACACCGTTGCCGCACTCGCCACCCGGATCAGCGGTAGCGCCGATCTCTACCAGCTGGACCGGGCGCCGTTCAACAGCATCAACTTCATCACCAGCCATGACGGGTTTACCCTGTATGATCTGGTCAGTTACGAACAGAAGCATAACGAGATGAACGGCGAGGACAACCGTGACGGCACCAACGACAACCGGAGCTGGAACAGCGGGGCGGAGGGCGAGGTCGCAGACCGGAAGATAAACCGGTTGCGGCAGCGCCGGGTCCGGACCTTTGCTGTAATCCTTTTTCTTTCCCAGGGAACCCCGATGATGCTGGCCGGAGACGAGTTCGGGCGGACCCAGAGAGGCAACAACAATGCCTATTGCCAGGACAATGAAATCGGCTGGATCGACTGGGGGCAGGCAAAGAAAAACAAGGGGCTGCACCGGTTTTTCCGCCGGTTGATCGCACTGCGCAAGGCGCATCCGGTTTTCAGGCGGGCCGAGTTTTTTCCGGAAGGAGAAGTACCATTTCCCGAGATCCGCTGGCAGGCCACGAAACCTGGGAAAACCGACTGGTCCGGCGAATGCAGGGTTCTCTGTTTTTTCCTTGACGGCAGAGGGAGTCGGGAGAAAACAAGGGACAATGATTTTTTCGTGATGCTGCAAGGCGGCGGCAAACCGGAGCGCATCGTGGTGCCTCCGCCGCCCCGGGGGAGCCGCTGGCATCTCCTGATCAACACTGCGGCGGGATCGCCACGGGACATTGCGGAGGAGGATGAGGCGCCCCTTTTCACCGGACATGAATTCAAGCTGGAAGCGATGGCTGCGGCGGTCCTGATTGCGAAGAAGGAGTGA